The Dreissena polymorpha isolate Duluth1 chromosome 4, UMN_Dpol_1.0, whole genome shotgun sequence region tattatagtCTTTTATTGTTGTGTTTGACAATGTTTATAAAGAATTTGAAACATATGCTTTCATCTGCTTTGTTTGTTTGATAAATATTTTGggaacaaaaacacatatttataccACTTTAAGTCTCCagcatatgtttttatttagaaatgcCTGTTGTTGAAGTATAAGCCCAAGTTATGGAATTGGAATTTCAAATCAGTTATGGAATTCTAAgaaaattattttgtaataaGAAATGCCTCATGACATTTTAATATCATACAAAAATGTTTTAGGACTTCCagttacaaacaaaaataattttattatgtaacaagactattgtcaagcaatataagtcccctaccggctccaccattgtcagaaattccacaattttcagattttttattatatatatatatttgttgccatagcaaccagaatttttgatgtaggaacaaaatgaaatgacgtgcataatgtccatattgccatctatccatgtttcaagttttatgaaagacaagggctgtttgtaaaacatgcatgccccccatatgggctgtccgttgtagtggcagccattgtgtgaatacgttttttgtcactgtgaccttgacctttgacctagtgacctgaaaatcaataggggtcatctgcgagtcatgatcaatgtacctatgaagtgtcataatcctaggcaaaagcgttcttgagttattatccagaaacaattttactgttttgggtcatcaagaccttgacctttgacctagtgacctgaaaatcaatattggtcatctgcgagtcatgatcaatgtacctatgaagtttcatgatcctaggcgtaagcgctcttgagttatcaaccggaaaccattaaactatttcggatcaccttgacctttgacctagtgacctcaaaatcaataggggtcatctgctagtcatgatcaatctacccatgaagtttcatgatcctaggcatatgtgttcttgagttatcaaccggaaaacattttactatttcggttcgccatgaccttgacctttgaccaactgacctcaaaatcaataggggtcatctgcgagtcatgatctatctacctatgaagtttcatgatcctaggcatatgcgttcttgagttatcatccagaaaccattttactatatcaaGACAcctggaccttgacctttgacctcaaaatcaataggggtcatctgcaagtcatgatcaatctacctatgaagttttatgatcctaggcatatgcattcttgagttatcatccggaaaccattttactatttcgggtcaccatgaccttgacctttgacctagtaacctcaaaatcaataggggtcatctgcgagtcatgatctatctacctatgaagtttcatgctcctaggcctaagcgttcttgagttatcatccggaaaccacctggtggacggaccgacagacctaATGACCGACATGTGCacagcaatataccccctcttctttgaaggggggcataaatattaagaacttttaaagttatcgcaggatccagaaaccaccatttcagctgtatttctagtctatttgttgccatagcaaccagaattttcgacttaggaacaaaatgaaatgacgtgcattatttccatattgacatctatccatgtaacaagtttcatgaaaaattattaagaacttttaaagttatcacaggatccagaaaagtgtgacagacagacagactgactgactgacagacggagcgcaaacctaATAAGAAACTGCAGCATTTGTATAGAATTATAACTTCCCAATGCTGTGTTACTTCCCATGCCTAATCATGAGCGATATCAGATGGATGAAAACAATCGTGATTTCctgacaagcacacacaaattacaATTCATGGTTATTTTCAACACTATTATTGGGAATTCCTagttattttgaagtttttactccatctcatttgttttcaatatatttaaaaaaaaaatattgtgtgtttaattaaaatttgttttataaaattatcacTGTTTCAAACCCCTATTATCTGtctaaatttatatttatgtatcaaTTTCAGTTCAAAGAGATGCATGATCATGCAAAGTCagctgtttaaaaaatatataataatatcatgGCATTCGCAAGATATTCTTGAttccagaaattcctttaaataaAGCTCAACAAGGTATAGAACTAACCAGCTAATTTCATCATCTTGAGCAATAAAACCCATTTTATGCAAACACCATATAATTAAGACATAATTAAGACAGAAAAGgttattatgttttctttattttcttttgaaatggtTTGCAATAATGTCAAGCATTTTCAATCATGCTAGCTTAAATCAGCTAGCATCATGATGAATATATAGAAAAATCAAAATAGAGAACCAAAATCAGGTTGGTATGCACAATTAATTTATGAATAACTACACCAACTTTATTCAACAATCATAAAACAAATGCATGAACAGTTCTGACACCAAAATAAAAACTACAACAAATTTCAACTTTATATTACATttgcattttataattatgttatacatatTTAGTTGTATAAACCAGTAAAATAGCActaatgcaattaaaataaaaccgGATCACCTTCAGACTACAATAAATTCTGCTAATTGCAAATTAAGTACCTATATAGCTTTAGCAGATTGGCCGCAAGGAATGGGAAGCACCTTCCATTTAATGCCTCATTCTTTTTAAAATATGGCCCACATCCATTTTTATGTCCCGGCCTTTCAAAATAAATAGAGCCttattctgacaaaactgggcttaattcatgtgcgtaaagtgtcagtccgcacagggcttaatgcatgtgcgtaaagtgtcagtccacacagggcttaatgcatgtgcgtaaagtgtcagtccgcacagggcttaatgcatgtgcgtaaagtgtcagtccgcacagggcttaatgcatgtgcataaagtgtcagtccgcacagggcttaatgcatgtgcgtaaagtgtcagtccacacagggcttaatgcatgtgcgtaaagtgtcagtccgcacagggcctaatgcatgtgcgtaaagtgtcagtccgcacaggctaatcagggacgacactttccgcctaaacttgatttgcaGTAAGaaggaacttccttgaaactaacaagagctgtctccatcggaagacatatgcccccaaaaaaagcttttttgaaacctaaatgcagattttgaaacctaaacgcggaccctaagtttaaggtcaaaggggtcaaaatttttgtgcgtaatgaaaggccttgtccacatacacatgcatacaaaatatgaaatttacatctgaagcgacatataagttatgagcatttttcgagcggaaacacaattttttgatgattcaagagccataactcagaagtgcctgggtaaatttggctgattatcaaacttatcctagattgtattgccttacatttttatgaagtttggtgaagatccgatgacaattgctcgagttattgagcggaaacgagaacaaactaaatttttcgatgattcaagggccgtaactcaggagtgtctaggTCAATTTGGCCGAATATCTAACTTAACCTAGATTGTATTGCCTTTCTAATTttaatgaagtttggtgaagatccgatgacaattgcttgagttattgagcggaaacgagaaaaaactcaaATTTTCAATCATTCAAGGGCCGTTACTCAGGATTGTCATGGTCAATTtcgctgattatcaaacttgacctatatcttatgaccttacacattttcatgaagtttggtgaagatcctatgacatttgctcgagttattgagcggaaacgagaatttttttttttaacgatAATTCAAGGGCCGTTACTCAGGAGTGTCTAAGTCAAATTAGCCCATtatccaacttgacctagatcttatagCCTAACACatattcatgaagtttggtgaagatctgatgacaattgcttgacttattgagcggaaactaatctggacggacaaactgacggacggtgcgattttaatatgcccccagaacctatgttctgggggcataaaaataccataaaagcggaaagtgtcgtccctgattagcctgttcagactgcacaggctaatctgggacgacactttacgcacatgcattatgcccagttttctctgaacgccacacaatatataattgttttttgtcTCTGTCATGTGTTAATATTCTCTAGAATACAAACTCTATGTGTTTTATTGGCTATTGAAAGTCTAATAGAGTAACGTACAGTATAAGCATCAAATTATTGCTTCAAAAAACCATACCACAAGGAATGTGCGCTGAATGGATGCTTGAATATAAGTACTTTAGGGGAAACAGCATATTTTTGTCACtaaaaatatgaagttttaccATAAAGTGATTTTTCACAACAGTTGATCTGCCCCTTTTGGGCACTTGTTGCATATCTTAAGTATGGCTAAATCCCTATTACTTTTATAATCAGTACTGCAAAACAATCCTATAAAAAGATGAAATCCTTTTAGCACAACTAATCTGGCAGTTCATAATTCTGACCTGAGAAACAATAATATAGTTTGCTCTAGTAAATGTGTCCAAAGTCAGCATTTCCAACAAAAACCAAACCACAAGTTATACAATTGAACTGTGctgtgcaaaaatgggtcttatgctatatACAGCCAGCATAACTCGAGGCAACGTGCGCATTCTCTTAAGATCAAGAAACCTCTCGTGACTTTGTAGTGGACAGGAATCGCTCCAGACCAGACATGGCAAATGTACAGGCTGGTTGGGAGCTAAAATGGTGTAGGGCCCTTTTTTTTCCATGacacttcattaaataaaaacaaattacaataTGAGTAAACCTGCAGAAATATTTCATTACCAATTACCTAAAAGGAAAACATCctatttaaattttaacatttgataaCATAACATCAGAACTTGGTATTTCATTATAATttcatgaaaacaatatttaaatactttttcaAAAGAACTATCGGTAGTAATAAATATTTGTCCGTCAATGAAGAAAATGTTCTACCTAGCTTGCACCGTTTTCCAGTTTCAACACtacaagaaaaataaaaatgctgtgaaTCTTTCCAGAAACACAATATGATTTTAACCTATTGAGAATCTTCATATTGTATAGACAGGTCTCCATAGCCCAGTTGTCACAATGTTTGCATACAGAGGGTTTGGCAAATCGCTTAAAGGACTTGTTCAGACATTAAACGGAATTGTGTTTACTTTAATGAAACTCATAATACTTCATGTAAAGCCAACACAGACAAGTTCACTCGAATTAGTTCCTAAAGAAAAAATGTGTGATCTTAAAAGTGTACTTGATTCTTTAAATTTAAATAGTTACATTatttgtaattgtgtcatttttATTTCTGTGATATTTTTGTAACACTAATTGAAAACTTTTATTCCCATTTTTTATTCACCAACCTGTTATCTGTAATTACTTTTTAAAGTAGGATCGCATATTTACTCTCTTTAAATCAACAGCTAGTTGAAACTCAATGTCTACCACGTAATCAgttgctgtttttacaaaactGTTTGTTTCACATTTTCTCATAAGTCATCACATATTTGCATGTTGTGCACGTTTTGGAGTATTCGTCTTCCTCCTCGTCATATTGTTCAGGTCCAAACTGGTGTTCATGTACCTCCTTGTCCTTCCTCAGAAGGCTGCTACGAACGGCATGTCGCAAATCTGTAATACAAAGGAGACCCAGTGAAAAAGATAGGATTTTTATTGTCAAAGAAGATAAATAGGTGTATTCAGTGTCAAACATATATTACAAAGTATCACATATACAGATAAACTTCCAGCCAGGGTTTTAAACTTACATGAAGATTCTAAATTTGGATGCATTTCTATATCAAAcacttatttgtaaaataaatcattttcttaCAGAAACCTTCATATAAGCAATTCAGAACCTTTCACTTTCTTATCAAACTTCTTCTGTTTGGCCTTCTCCTTGTTGTCTACTCTCTGCTGCCTTGCCTCCTCTATTTGGTCCTCCCCTCCCCACACCTCCAGTGCCCGACGCTTTACCTGCAATGCAGAATGTCTGCATGCAATGGAATAACTCTCCAAGCGATTTGGAACGTTCACATGTAATAAAGAAAGTCTGCCCACAATGATTCCACCAGTCTGCAATTATTGTAGTCATTTAACTATGGCAGGTCTATTTGCAATGAAACAAGAAATCGTCGGAGACGGGTGTTGCTccccaaaggttgtttttttcacaatattgcactatatattcagataaaaggaaacgtcttgaggggcataactttggacaaaataatacgatggatggtttagcaacttaaaaatttcaaagggccataactctctaaattaataatctaaccagaacccacaaataacatgcgcatctcctcaaggtagttaagctccccataaagcttcattgaattccagtcagtagttggggagaaatagcccagacaagaattgcactatatgtacagtttatagaaaatttcaaagggccataaccctgtaaaaaattatccgaccataaccagctgattatatgcacatctcttgttggtaatgaagcttcccataaagtttcattgaattcccccccccccccccccccccccccccgagccctagcttattcttctttttttatagtctttgtaggtgcaatttctggtgagtacaatacgaaatattataaaccaaaccatccgtaacaccgcaggtgtatttgtcattctaaacaaatgatattaagaacttcgaaatgtaattaacaaaccagcgtatccgaaaacgactgtccgaaaacatgtcgcgatacatcatttgcaaatgaaattaaatatgcatatcgtttgactgcagaaaatgaaaaccagtaaccagtaacctagcaaatacgcagtcaatatataatttgattaacatattgttttaaaatatgatattgcagtgctttactttgccagtgcctgctcatgtcagtgccagtcgcttaccaatcagaaatcaataaataaaatcggtaccaatcgcaaatgtccggaatgccgacgatgctataacaatattcgttctgaaatgatcccgcaataaaagaattttgtccctaccccctcccgccttaaacaaactcatcggatttacattcacctcaaaatcaaccctggacagctcaaatccggatttccggaatattctggaaaattgacacccctggtacagttaatggaaaatttcaaagggccataagtctgtgaaaaatcatccgacgagaaccggctgataatatgcacatgtcctcttgatagtgaagcttcccataaagtttcattaaattccggtcattagttgctgagaaatagcccagacaagaattgcactatatgtacagttaatggaaaatttcaaagggccttaactctgtgaaaaatcatccgaccagataactgataatatgaacatctccaattggtagtaaagcttcccataaagtttaattgaattccggtcattaattgctgagaaatagcccggacaaaaattgtgcacggacggacggacatatggacggacggacagacgaagcggtgactatatgctccccccaaaaaattttcggGGGAGCATTAAAAAGCTGTAATTAGAAAGTCCCTCTTAAGTTAAGAAAGTCAGAGAAAGAGAAAGTTCACATTAAATCAAAGTCTGCTTGTTAAGCAGATATCCACATGCATAAAAAAGTCCACTCCAAGTGAAAAACTTATATCTGAAATTGAACAAATTTGGAGAAATGCAAAGTCCACTTTCCATTAAGAAAGAACTTTGCAATTAAAGAATTCCGATTCTATGGAAATGTCAACTTGCAAAGGAGAAAGTTAACATGCATCTTAAGTTTCTCAAGAAAGGCGAAAGAACAATGATAACCCCCCCACCACCATGCGGCATGTAATAATATGTAGCAGGTTGATTAACAAAGTTACTTTTATGCAATTGCCAGTTTTGACAACAtctgcaattttgttttaattttggaGGACCACTGACTACCGCATCATGTGTACCAAGTACTATACTGCTGTTTCAAAGATAGAGTTATTTTGATATAGTATAAAAGTCAGAAGAACCATGGGTGTGGCCAGTGTTAACTCTAGTGGCATGATTGGAGCAAATTTTTTTGACATTCAATGTAGAGCTTCATGTCACATACCTGACATTAAATGTAGAACTTCATGTAACATATCTGACATTTAAGGTAGAACTTCATGTCACATACCTCACATTCAATGTAGACTTTCATGTCACATACCTGACATTATAGATAAAGCTTCATGTCACATACCTGACATTCAAGGTACTTCATGTCACATACCTTGCTTTCAAGGTAAAACTTCATGTCACATACCTGACATTCAAGGTAGATTTTCTTGTCACATACCTGACATATAATGTAGAGTTTCATGTCACATACCTGACATTCAAGGTAGAGTTTCATGTCACATACCTGACATTCAAGGTAGAGCTTCATGTCATATACCTGACATTCAAGGTAGAGCTTCATGTCATATACCTCACATTCAAGGTAGAATTTCATGTCACATATCTGACATTCAAATAGAGCTTCATGTCACATACCTGATATTCAAGGTAGAGTTTTATGTCACATACCTGACCTTCAAGGTAGAGTTTCATGTCACATACCTGACAGTCAAGATAGACCTTTATGCCACATACCTGACATTCAAGGTATAGTTTAATGTCAAATACCTGACATTCAAGGTAGAGCTTCATGTCATATACCTAAATTTAAGGTAGAGTCTCATGTCACATATCTGACATTCAAGGTAGAGCTTCATGTCACATACCTGACATTAAAGGTAGAGTTCCATGTCACATACCTGACATTTTAGGTAGAGTTTCCTGTCACATACCTTACATTCAAGGAAGAGCTTCAAGTCGTATACCTAACATTCAAGGTAGAATTTCATGTCACATACCTGACATTCAAGGTAGAGTTTTATGTCACATACCTGACATTCAAGGTAGAGTTTTATGTCACATACCTGACCTTTTAAGGTAGAGTTTCATGTCACATACCTGACATATAAGGTAGAGCTTCATGTCATATACCTTACATTCAAGGTAGAGTTCCATGTCACATACCTGACAGTCAAGGTAGACCTTTATGTCACATACCCGACATTCAAGGTATAGTTTCATGTCAAATACCTGACATTCAAGGTACAGCTTCATGTCATATACTTTACATTCAAGGTAGAGTTTCATGTCACATACCTGACAGTCAAGGTAGACCTTTATGTCACATACCCGACATTCAAGGTATAGTTTCATGTCAAATACCTGACTTTCAAGGTAGAGCTTCATGTCATATACCTGATATTCAAGGTAGAGTTTCATGTTACATACCTGACATTCAAGGTAGAGTTTCATGTCACATACCTGACATTCAAGGTagagtttcatgtgacaaatctgACATACAAGGTAGAGTTTCATGTCAAATACCTGACATTCAAGGAAGAGCTTCATGTCACATATCTGACATTCAAGGTAGAGCTTCATGTCACATACCAGACATTCAAGGTAGAGTTTCATGTTACATATCTGACATTCAAGGTAGAGCTTCATGTCACATACCTGACATTCAAGGTAGAGTTTCATGTCACATATCTTGCATTCAAGGTAGAGTTTCATGTCACATACCCGACATTCAAGGTAGAGCTTCATGTCATATACCTTACATTCAAGGTAGAGCTTCATGTCATATACCTGACATTCAAGGTAGAGTTTCATGTCATATACCTGACATTCAAGGTAGAGTTTCATGTCATATACCTGACATTCAAGGTAGAACTTCATGTCATATACCTGACATTCAAGGTAGAGTTTCATTTCAAATACCCGACATTCAAGGTAGAGCTTCATGTCATATACCTGACATTCAAGGTAGAATTTCATGTCACATACCTGATATTCAAGGTAGAGCTTCATGTCGCATATCTGACATTCAATGAAGAGTTTCATGTCAAATACCCGACATTCAAGGTAGAGCTTCATGTCACATACCCGACATTCAAGGTAGAGATTCATGTCAAATACCCGACATTCAAGGTAGAGCTTCATGCCATAAACCTTACATTCAAGGTAGAGCTTCATGTCATATACCTGACATTCAAGGTAGAGCTTCATGTCATATACCTGACATTAAAGGTAGAGTTTCATGTCATATACCTGACATTCAAGGAAGAGCTTCATGTCATATACCTGACATTCAAGGTAGAGCTTCATGTCATATTCCTGACATTCAAGGTAGAGTTTCATGTCATATACCTGACATTCAAGGTAGAGCTTCATGTCACATATCTGACATTCAATGTAGATTTTCATGTCACATACCTGACATTCAAGGTAGAGCTTCATGTCACCCCATCTCTGGTTATGCGGGTTCTTTTTTAGTATGAACCTCAGTTCTGGTTCCCGCTTGTCCAGGTCAACATCCTTGAGCAGGAACCGGTTCTTGGCCTCTGTCCGTGTGATCAGTGGGAACTTGTCCTCCTCTTTGCTATAAGATGGGAGAGTAACATGCAGGGAATGCGTTAAGAGAAATTAGTGAGAAATTAATTCTCATTTTTCATCACATCGTCAAATAGATGCACAAAAGACAATTTATAGGATTGTTTCAATTAATACAggtttattttaataaactagCAAATAAGCACATATTGGATAAGTACTGGCCTAGACCAAACCTTAATTTTAAATCAGAAATTTTCTTGACATATGTTTCCAAAATTCAACTGTCTACTAGCCTGAATTTGATTTCATTTGGATCAGTTTTATGGTTTGAGGTAAGTGATAAGCTTGCTTTGCCACAACTTCAGTATCTACATAGAAAACACTTACAatgttatgtatttaaaattataacaacaacaaaaaaaatcaacagaaaaattaaatgaaagacagacaaacagatTGGGTTCCAATTATATAAAGAATCTATTGAGACATGATTGATATAAATGATCATTATTAAATAGGCACACTGAAATTACATACCGCAATTACTGTAAGTTTTAAGACACTAAATTTTCGGACAACCCTTttttgccaaaataattatttttcatgactctaaATGTTTAAGGTTTTCGTTCATAATTAATGATTCTTAATTTTGGACAGCATTTTCTACAgcactattttaccagatttctgcCCAGTTTTTTGCTTATCTGGTGGTTTCGCCTTAAAACAAAAACTGACAAATGCACCCTGTTCCGAGTTAAACACACAATTGAAGGTTTAGACAACGACTGATGTACAAAGAATTTATAGTTAGCAGATTTGATCATTGTCTTAATTACAGGTTCATTCTAGAGTATCGGTAAATAAAATGCGTATTTTTGAAAGCCATTGATCAAAGTACAGTCTTGGAGTaactttctgtaaaaaaaaaatgcatgtgaAATTATCTTTAATAAAGTGTAAACGAAATGTATACTGTATGACGTGTAATATTGTCTTTGATACAATGGGCGCTATACATATAATATTGCATACCCGTATCCAACTATAAATGCCAAATTTTTagagtgtctctaaattttctgacacgcgtagtttttaaataacttttgtaTCAACATTTACTTAGAGTATTTATAATAACCAAAGACATTTTTCCTCTGTGTTTAATTAACTATGAAGCAAGTGCACTCAAATTGATTcacaacaatatttacattgtTCGACCCTTACCCACATTTGTCACAGATTTCTTCTCCAAACTTAGCATAGCAGAAGCTGTCCATAAACTCCTTGTCACATGCGCTGCAGAACAGACTGTTGTCAAAGTCCAGCACAGGATCTGTGGACGTAAAATGTTCATTCAATGATCCAATTTTCTCTCTGGCTCAAaatttttgtaaacatattgacaatcctttttttttcttctcaTGGGGGCTATTTATGTATTAGGACAATGCTGCAGGTGTATTGACAGCAAAAAACATGAATGATTCTGTGTAACCCATCACTAAAAATGCGTATTTGATAGTTCCTGGTCAGGCTGTTGACTTCTGTCAACTGGTTAATGAACCAAGTGTTTGCATTTCCCTGAAATTTAATTGCGTCATAATTGACTCTGCCTAGAAACAGATTAAAGTTTGATATATTAATAATACTTGGATACAATTACAAGTATGAACTATATATGACccacatcatgcgaaaatgggtcttaagccacATTTGGCTAGCGTAGCTCCATACTAGCCCGCgtatttgcacagtctggtcaagagAACCTATATCCACTAATGTAACCACTAAGAATTAAGTGACTGTGCAGGTAtgtcttgagctacgctggccacatgtGACCCATTTGGCATGACATGGCTAATTTAATATACTtcctataattaaataaattccaATAGTCATtctaaaaataaagtaaacactttacagatgtatattttgttaaacgaTTGAAACAAAATATCTAACTCAAATACTTAAATGACTAGCTTAACTTAAAGATATCATAGTAACAAGCTTAAATGAGAAAGTGTTCAgtaagttttaattttaatttactcCGAAATTTTCACTTCAACCCATTGAAGCAACAAGCAATTACATTTCGTATCCCTGGCAAAATCATTTAGTATTCAATATGTTGACCACGCCATACAAACACTGATAAGCCATTAGGTTGCAAACATGGCTGAATGTTTGACACCAAGACACTTTGTTTTaacctacagctaaatgattttatagaacataatAGGACTCATacagataaggttttctccacagatatttttagataaggtttatcctacagatatttttagaacatgtacatagggactacttttttggcctttcaccccttaTTGCGTCATTCGGGTCATTGgctacgcagtcgtttaacgagttaaaGAGTTTGTGTGTTTACAATGtattatttagaggataatacacggctgagccgggccggacAGTGATAATtggcccgcagggagcataacggcccaAGGGCCGTTTGCGAACTGGGGCCGATTAGATtgatcactgcccggcccggctcagccatGTATAAACGTCTATTATATCTAGCTTACTTTAATACTTAATTATAAATAGGCACAGGTTTCGAGTCTTACAATCATACTtctttggtccttcactaaaatttatgaagaaccagctttccgtacttatataTTCATTGAATTCATTACGCAaattatgacgtatctcatgtgtcgtaattt contains the following coding sequences:
- the LOC127879360 gene encoding DNA repair protein complementing XP-A cells homolog, with the protein product MATSDGDGATGTDNNDADVAAVSCDASTELSAAQRARIERNRQKALLLRQARVQAHPYACDALGNRVKGPPKEIDTGAGFFLEEEEIKKSKQINIVHDDPVLDFDNSLFCSACDKEFMDSFCYAKFGEEICDKCGKEEDKFPLITRTEAKNRFLLKDVDLDKREPELRFILKKNPHNQRWGDMKLYLECQVKRRALEVWGGEDQIEEARQQRVDNKEKAKQKKFDKKVKDLRHAVRSSLLRKDKEVHEHQFGPEQYDEEEDEYSKTCTTCKYVMTYEKM